Part of the Candidatus Cloacimonas sp. genome, GGCTGGGAATATTAGGTTTTTTGGATGATTACCTGAAGAATTTCGTGAAAGCTAAAAAAGGATTGCTACCCCGTTATAAACTGCTGGGGCAATTATCGGTCGGCTTAATTCTGACCTTGGCAATATATTACAGCAGTTCCGTTTCAACCAATATTACCGCTCTGCAAATACCTTTTTTCAAAAATCTGATTATACCTCTAAGTTGGTTCTTTATACCTTTTGCGGTTTTGTTCATCACCGGAACTTCCAATGCGGTGAATTTAACCGATGGCTTGGATGGTTTGGCAGCTGGAACTTTAACCTTTTCTTTTTTAGGTTTGGGTGTGATGAGCTATTTGAAAGGGAATTTCATTGTGGCGGACTATTTGAATCTGGAATTCATTGTCAATGCAGGAGAATTAACAGTTTTCATCAGTGCTGTTATAGGAACGCTGATTGGTTTTCTTTGGTTCAACAGTTATCCGGCTCAGGTTTTTATGGGTGATACCGGTTCCTTAACGCTGGGAGGAATTGCTGCCGTAATATCCATCCTGCTGAAAGAAGAAATCTTCTTTATAATTCTGGGTTTTATCTT contains:
- the mraY gene encoding phospho-N-acetylmuramoyl-pentapeptide-transferase codes for the protein MLYHLLYPLAKYSIVFNVFRYVTFRSIGAFITSLIISLLVGPAFIKLLKNRSAVETIDEDLPERHRLKQGTPTMGGIIILVSLLISSLLWNVLTNPVILMMYLTTVWLGILGFLDDYLKNFVKAKKGLLPRYKLLGQLSVGLILTLAIYYSSSVSTNITALQIPFFKNLIIPLSWFFIPFAVLFITGTSNAVNLTDGLDGLAAGTLTFSFLGLGVMSYLKGNFIVADYLNLEFIVNAGELTVFISAVIGTLIGFLWFNSYPAQVFMGDTGSLTLGGIAAVISILLKEEIFFIILGFIFVYEALSVIMQRTWFKYTKKKYGQGRRIFLCAPVHHHYELKGLHESKIVMRFYIVAALLTAIALSTIKLR